In a single window of the Limnochorda sp. L945t genome:
- a CDS encoding lytic transglycosylase domain-containing protein produces the protein MRARRRVSPGHPSRRLALGWFLVLAGMLGLTVWGVVHVRWVLRWVYPVYYRESIVRWSREHGLDPWLVAAVVRVESNFSPTAVSSRGARGLMQLLPETAQWVAQQSGDRDFFPDLLFDPDVNLRLGTQYLAQLIQEFQGRETLALAAYNAGRSRVDRWLAESQWDGTESGVDGIPYGETRRFVARVLRIRRLYQWIYGS, from the coding sequence GTGCGAGCCCGGCGCCGCGTGAGCCCCGGGCACCCGTCCCGGCGGCTCGCGCTCGGCTGGTTTTTGGTGCTGGCCGGGATGCTGGGCCTGACCGTGTGGGGCGTGGTCCACGTGCGGTGGGTGTTGCGCTGGGTCTACCCGGTCTATTACCGGGAGAGCATCGTGCGCTGGTCGAGGGAGCACGGGCTCGATCCGTGGCTCGTCGCCGCCGTCGTGCGGGTGGAGAGCAACTTCAGCCCGACCGCGGTCTCTTCTCGGGGGGCTCGCGGGCTCATGCAGCTCTTGCCCGAGACGGCCCAGTGGGTGGCTCAACAGTCCGGAGACCGTGACTTTTTCCCCGATCTCCTGTTCGACCCTGACGTCAACTTGCGCCTGGGCACGCAGTACCTGGCTCAGCTCATACAGGAGTTCCAGGGGCGGGAAACGCTGGCTCTGGCGGCCTATAATGCGGGCAGGAGCCGGGTCGACCGGTGGCTCGCCGAGTCGCAGTGGGACGGCACGGAGAGCGGGGTCGACGGGATCCCGTACGGGGAGACCCGGCGGTTCGTGGCCCGGGTGCTGCGGATCCGCCGGCTGTACCAGTGGATCTACGGATCGTAG
- a CDS encoding nicotinate phosphoribosyltransferase: protein MGAKFLESEADVKSLRVDPARPLFSAEHDEILAGHTADVYFVKTLQVLRAEGKADVPVVAEIFPRSEGMLAGVEEALRLLQNRPPGLGAIEVWAMDEGEWFSPKEVVMRIAGPYSAFGVYETAILGILAQSSGWATAARRVVEAAGGKPVSSFGARHVHPAVAPVMERAALLAGASGAACILAAKLQGKEPVGTVPHALMLILGDTVSGALAYHHHTAPDSPRIILVDTYKDEAEESLRVAEVLGKALEGVRLDTPGERGGVTPDLVAEVRARLDQAGYRHVKILVSGGLTPERVQQLAAAGADAFGVGSYISSAPPLDMTLDLKMVEGKPVAKRGRIPGIQANPRLRLRIDGRNRVA, encoded by the coding sequence ATGGGAGCCAAGTTCCTGGAGAGCGAAGCCGACGTCAAGAGCCTGCGGGTCGATCCCGCGCGGCCGCTTTTCTCGGCAGAGCACGACGAGATCCTGGCGGGGCATACCGCCGACGTTTATTTCGTCAAGACCCTGCAGGTGCTGCGGGCCGAGGGGAAGGCCGACGTTCCGGTGGTCGCGGAGATCTTCCCCCGTTCGGAGGGGATGCTGGCAGGAGTCGAAGAGGCGCTGCGGTTGCTGCAAAACCGCCCACCGGGGCTGGGGGCCATCGAGGTCTGGGCCATGGACGAGGGGGAGTGGTTTTCCCCCAAGGAGGTCGTGATGCGCATCGCCGGGCCGTACAGTGCGTTCGGCGTGTACGAGACGGCCATCCTGGGCATCCTCGCCCAATCGAGCGGATGGGCCACCGCGGCCCGCCGCGTGGTCGAGGCGGCCGGCGGCAAGCCGGTGAGCTCGTTCGGGGCCCGGCACGTCCACCCGGCGGTGGCGCCGGTGATGGAGCGGGCGGCCCTCCTGGCCGGGGCCTCGGGCGCCGCCTGCATCCTGGCGGCCAAGCTGCAGGGCAAGGAGCCCGTGGGGACGGTGCCCCACGCCCTCATGCTCATCCTCGGGGATACCGTCTCCGGGGCGCTTGCGTACCATCATCACACGGCGCCGGATTCGCCCCGGATCATCCTGGTCGACACGTACAAGGACGAGGCCGAGGAGTCGCTGCGGGTTGCCGAGGTGCTGGGCAAGGCGCTCGAAGGGGTGAGGCTGGATACCCCGGGCGAGCGGGGAGGGGTGACGCCCGACCTGGTGGCCGAAGTGCGGGCACGACTGGATCAGGCGGGATACCGGCACGTCAAGATCCTCGTCTCGGGCGGGCTCACGCCCGAGAGGGTGCAGCAGCTGGCGGCGGCCGGAGCCGACGCCTTCGGGGTGGGGAGCTACATCTCGTCGGCGCCGCCGCTCGACATGACCCTCGACCTCAAGATGGTCGAGGGCAAGCCCGTGGCCAAGCGCGGCCGCATCCCCGGCATCCAGGCCAATCCCCGGTTGCGCTTGCGCATCGATGGAAGGAACAGGGTCGCTTGA